A single region of the Oceanispirochaeta sp. genome encodes:
- a CDS encoding thiamine pyrophosphate-dependent enzyme yields the protein MSNHLEERIQRAVKIKKAGSLRSALDSAVLKQFQDVSLSEALVLGLLNQGVRKFVGIFGHGTTDVGEVLRVYQEKGLVEVYNVRNEIEASHTAAQLRWQYGEYAAVFTSIGPGALQAFAASLVPKSNGLGVYYIFGDETTHNEGPNMQQIANREQDMFLRITSAMGGSYSLNTPEALFTALKWGYNTVFNPMREGPFFMLLPMNVQGKIMENMNLKELPVPARFPSAARADKDGCRAAVDLIRQYSRITVKAGGGARNIDPPVLSRFIELSGAVYVHGPQVPGLLPGNHERNMTVGGSKGSISGNYAMENCELLIVLGARGVCQWDSSGTAWKNTQQIININTRWEDALQYNKTLPLLADCGEILKQLNSIMEEREENIVSGKQEWISRCKLKRKEWDEFRQKRFNNPVLQDDKWGRALLTQPAALDQIISFADGKKAVKIFDAGDVQANGFQLVRDNVPRKTYTDTGSSYMGFAVSALLAYAMAEEKEYSIAFTGDGSFLMNPQILLDAVQFGVQGMIVLLDNRKMAAISGLQQAQYGKEFATNDSVEVDYLQLAAAFKGVASFDGGSSINQLNQALESAYQYKGLSLVSIPVYSGDHELGGLGAFGNWNVGNWCESVQQEKHRIGL from the coding sequence ATGAGTAATCATCTAGAAGAAAGAATACAACGAGCCGTTAAGATCAAAAAGGCAGGTTCTCTCCGATCCGCACTGGATAGCGCGGTTCTGAAACAGTTTCAGGATGTGTCCCTGTCTGAGGCTCTGGTCCTGGGACTGTTGAATCAGGGAGTACGGAAATTTGTCGGTATATTCGGTCATGGTACAACAGATGTGGGTGAAGTCCTCCGTGTGTATCAGGAGAAAGGCCTCGTGGAGGTGTATAACGTCCGGAATGAGATAGAGGCGTCACATACGGCTGCTCAGCTTAGATGGCAGTATGGTGAATATGCAGCGGTTTTTACTTCTATTGGCCCCGGTGCTCTACAAGCCTTTGCAGCTTCTCTTGTCCCGAAGTCAAACGGGCTGGGGGTTTACTACATTTTTGGAGATGAAACAACTCATAATGAAGGCCCGAACATGCAGCAGATAGCAAACAGAGAGCAGGATATGTTTCTCAGGATCACTTCAGCCATGGGCGGATCTTACTCCCTGAACACTCCCGAAGCACTTTTTACAGCTTTAAAATGGGGATACAACACGGTTTTCAACCCCATGAGAGAAGGCCCATTTTTCATGCTCCTTCCCATGAATGTCCAGGGAAAGATCATGGAGAACATGAACCTGAAGGAACTTCCAGTTCCTGCCAGGTTCCCGTCAGCCGCCCGGGCCGATAAGGATGGATGCAGAGCCGCTGTAGATTTAATAAGACAATATTCCAGGATTACGGTGAAAGCCGGAGGTGGAGCCCGGAATATTGATCCCCCGGTTCTCTCCCGGTTTATTGAACTTTCAGGGGCTGTTTATGTTCATGGTCCCCAGGTTCCGGGTTTACTCCCCGGCAATCATGAAAGAAATATGACTGTGGGAGGCTCAAAAGGGTCTATATCGGGTAACTATGCCATGGAAAACTGCGAACTCCTTATAGTTCTGGGAGCCAGAGGAGTCTGCCAATGGGATTCATCAGGAACGGCATGGAAAAACACACAGCAGATAATAAACATAAATACCCGATGGGAAGATGCTCTTCAATACAATAAAACCCTCCCTCTCTTAGCTGACTGTGGTGAGATTCTTAAACAACTGAATTCAATAATGGAAGAAAGAGAAGAGAATATAGTATCCGGAAAACAAGAATGGATATCCCGCTGTAAATTGAAGAGAAAGGAATGGGACGAATTCAGACAAAAAAGATTTAACAATCCGGTTCTTCAGGATGATAAGTGGGGGAGAGCCCTTCTGACTCAACCTGCCGCCCTAGACCAGATCATCAGCTTTGCCGACGGGAAGAAGGCTGTCAAAATATTTGATGCGGGAGATGTACAGGCCAATGGCTTTCAACTGGTCAGGGATAATGTACCCCGTAAAACATATACGGATACAGGATCTTCCTATATGGGTTTTGCCGTATCGGCTCTCCTTGCCTATGCCATGGCTGAGGAGAAGGAATATTCCATAGCATTTACCGGGGATGGCAGTTTTTTGATGAATCCACAGATTCTTCTTGATGCAGTTCAATTCGGAGTACAGGGAATGATTGTACTTCTTGACAACCGAAAAATGGCCGCCATCAGTGGTTTGCAGCAGGCCCAATACGGCAAAGAGTTTGCAACAAATGATTCCGTTGAGGTTGATTATCTCCAACTGGCAGCTGCGTTCAAGGGGGTCGCATCATTTGATGGAGGATCATCAATCAATCAACTAAATCAGGCCCTGGAGTCGGCCTATCAATATAAAGGTTTATCTCTTGTTTCTATTCCTGTTTACAGCGGGGATCATGAACTGGGAGGACTGGGTGCATTTGGAAACTGGAACGTCGGAAACTGGTGTGAATCAGTACAACAGGAAAAACATAGGATAGGACTGTAA
- a CDS encoding Gfo/Idh/MocA family oxidoreductase, giving the protein MDKINVGLIGLGRISDLHALGYKDHKEARIYGVSTRNEATGLAKKKEWGAVKYYKDYREMIADPAIDAIEILTPQKLHETLVIESAAAGKHIMVQKPMTISLDSADRMLTSVKDLDRVYKVIENYIFYPPLQKAKELIDSGAIGEPINMRIKFISGSSGGWDIDPSTWEWRMQENIEGRGMQTFDHGHHMWCVAWYLMGDIDRVSAWIDSADGIVDCPANIIWKYKDGIKYGSCDYTHCWDMDMPSDYYANDEWFEITGSKGIILVNRATGLLRTGPALSHFNGSKWNHYEDLESDWSSGFRNATYNFINAMKGREAPLLT; this is encoded by the coding sequence ATGGACAAGATAAATGTAGGACTCATTGGACTGGGAAGAATTTCTGATCTCCATGCTCTTGGATACAAAGATCATAAGGAAGCGAGAATCTATGGTGTGTCAACCAGAAACGAAGCAACAGGGTTGGCGAAAAAGAAAGAATGGGGAGCCGTGAAGTATTATAAAGATTACCGGGAAATGATAGCGGACCCTGCGATTGATGCCATCGAAATATTAACCCCTCAAAAGCTTCATGAGACTCTGGTTATTGAATCTGCCGCGGCCGGTAAACATATAATGGTACAAAAACCGATGACCATAAGCCTGGACAGCGCCGATAGAATGCTGACCTCCGTAAAAGACCTGGACAGAGTCTATAAGGTTATTGAAAATTACATCTTCTACCCTCCTCTGCAAAAAGCAAAAGAACTTATAGACAGCGGAGCCATCGGAGAGCCGATCAATATGCGGATAAAGTTCATCAGTGGCTCATCCGGCGGATGGGATATTGATCCCAGTACCTGGGAATGGCGGATGCAGGAAAACATTGAGGGCCGGGGTATGCAGACCTTTGATCACGGACATCATATGTGGTGTGTCGCCTGGTATCTTATGGGCGATATTGACCGGGTCTCAGCCTGGATCGACTCGGCCGACGGAATTGTCGACTGTCCCGCCAATATCATATGGAAATACAAAGACGGCATTAAATACGGAAGCTGTGACTATACTCATTGCTGGGATATGGATATGCCTTCTGATTACTATGCCAATGATGAATGGTTCGAAATAACCGGTTCCAAAGGAATTATTCTGGTCAACAGGGCGACAGGCTTACTCCGAACCGGACCGGCTCTCAGCCATTTTAACGGCTCAAAATGGAATCATTATGAAGATCTGGAATCTGACTGGTCCTCAGGATTCAGAAATGCAACCTATAACTTCATCAATGCCATGAAGGGCCGGGAGGCTCCCCTTTTAACAG